In Halarcobacter bivalviorum, a genomic segment contains:
- a CDS encoding ABC transporter substrate-binding protein, protein MYIKLFKVFALTLFFFLSSSLYSKELKKVTLQLSWFNQFQFAGYYVAKEQGFYKDYGLDVEIKPFDFGVNVPELVDRGEVNFGVDRETLILQRVQGRKLVALYALFQDSPLILISKDDNKINSVEDFEDKKIMTTIDDSSEVSIKAMLLSKSLKASDLIFVKHSHNINDLIDSKVDIMSAYLSKAPYELQKLDIPYKVFNPRDYGFDMYSDFLFTNEDMIENQLNTVLAFKHASLKGWQYAYSHIDETVDLIYNKFNEQNLSKDELKFEAEVLKRLSFSKTEELGLIKAEKIQRIYDLYNVMGLAPRKIDLNKFVLYDNFNENLELTKTERNYIQHNKEVKMCILPNLKPYSFIEDGKFHGYVADYLALIEKKSGLNFKLVETQNFKNSLDYVKNGECDILASAQNVKERKMFMTFTEPFLTTSLVLITKNTTNFIDDISILKDKKISIYKSYSFNKLLKEKYPKLEFVDVENIDEGIEKVENDEVFGHVDFLYSSWNKIHDLDSPDLKISSKLEENVPLSIAINNNKIYLNRILQKSVKSISEEDKERLLTKWVAIEYKKEFDYKTLYQIIFLFLTIFIIFFYRQLLLKKMNTKLTQVVEEKTKELKRINQDLEKTIKEEVDKNLKKDALLTKQSKMAAIGEMLQNIAHQWRQPLSVISTGASGLKLQKEMNGKIDDKLLEDTLTSIVETSVHLSTTIDDFMHFFKPNEEKRVFNIQDTINKTLNIFDYNLHSGKINVVKDIKDIKLINYESELIQVMMNILSNSKDAFVERQIENRIIFISTKLEGNKILISIKDNAGGIPEDILDKIFNPYFTTKHQYQGTGIGLFMCQEIITKHMKGEVFVSNIEFEHEKKKYKGAEFIITLSTNYS, encoded by the coding sequence GTGTATATTAAGCTTTTTAAAGTGTTTGCTCTTACACTATTCTTTTTTCTTTCTTCCTCTTTATATTCAAAAGAGTTGAAGAAGGTAACTCTTCAACTCTCATGGTTTAATCAATTTCAATTTGCAGGTTATTATGTAGCAAAAGAGCAAGGTTTTTATAAAGATTATGGTTTAGATGTAGAAATAAAACCTTTTGATTTTGGAGTAAATGTTCCTGAGTTAGTTGATAGAGGTGAGGTTAATTTTGGAGTAGATAGAGAAACTCTAATTTTACAAAGAGTACAAGGTAGAAAGCTAGTAGCTCTTTATGCTCTTTTTCAAGATTCTCCACTTATTCTGATTTCAAAAGATGATAATAAAATAAATAGTGTAGAAGATTTTGAAGATAAGAAAATAATGACGACAATAGATGACTCAAGTGAAGTTTCTATTAAAGCAATGCTTCTTTCAAAAAGTTTAAAAGCAAGTGATTTAATTTTTGTAAAACACTCTCATAATATAAATGATTTAATAGATTCAAAAGTAGATATTATGTCAGCATATTTATCAAAAGCACCATATGAATTGCAAAAGTTAGATATACCTTATAAAGTATTTAATCCAAGAGACTATGGCTTTGATATGTATAGTGATTTTTTATTTACAAATGAAGATATGATAGAAAATCAATTAAATACAGTACTAGCTTTTAAACATGCTTCTTTAAAAGGGTGGCAATATGCGTATTCACATATAGATGAAACAGTTGATTTAATTTATAATAAGTTTAATGAACAAAATTTGTCAAAAGATGAATTAAAATTTGAAGCAGAAGTATTAAAAAGGTTGTCATTTTCAAAAACAGAGGAATTAGGTTTAATAAAAGCAGAAAAAATTCAAAGAATTTATGACTTGTACAATGTTATGGGCTTAGCTCCAAGAAAAATAGATTTAAATAAGTTTGTTCTTTATGATAATTTTAATGAAAACCTTGAACTTACAAAAACAGAGAGAAATTATATTCAGCATAATAAAGAAGTAAAAATGTGTATTCTTCCTAATTTAAAACCTTATAGTTTTATTGAAGATGGAAAATTTCATGGATATGTAGCAGATTATTTGGCTTTAATTGAAAAAAAATCAGGATTAAATTTTAAACTTGTAGAAACTCAAAATTTTAAAAATTCATTAGATTACGTAAAAAATGGTGAATGCGATATTTTAGCCTCTGCTCAAAATGTAAAAGAAAGAAAAATGTTTATGACTTTTACAGAACCTTTTCTTACAACTTCTTTAGTTTTAATTACAAAAAATACTACAAATTTTATTGATGATATTTCAATATTAAAAGACAAAAAAATAAGTATTTATAAAAGTTACTCTTTTAATAAGTTACTTAAAGAAAAATATCCAAAATTAGAGTTTGTAGATGTTGAAAATATAGATGAAGGAATTGAAAAAGTAGAAAATGATGAAGTTTTTGGACATGTTGACTTTTTATATTCTTCTTGGAATAAAATTCATGATTTAGATAGTCCTGATTTGAAAATTTCAAGTAAACTTGAAGAGAATGTCCCTTTATCGATAGCAATAAACAATAATAAAATTTATTTAAATAGGATTCTTCAAAAATCAGTAAAAAGTATTAGTGAAGAAGATAAAGAGAGATTACTTACGAAGTGGGTTGCTATTGAGTATAAAAAAGAGTTTGATTATAAAACTTTATATCAAATTATTTTTCTATTCTTAACAATTTTCATTATCTTTTTTTATAGACAGTTATTACTAAAAAAGATGAATACAAAGTTAACTCAAGTTGTAGAAGAAAAAACAAAAGAGTTAAAAAGAATAAATCAAGATTTAGAAAAAACAATAAAAGAAGAAGTAGATAAAAATTTAAAGAAAGATGCTCTTTTAACAAAACAATCAAAGATGGCAGCAATAGGAGAAATGTTACAAAATATTGCTCATCAATGGAGACAGCCTTTATCAGTAATTTCAACAGGAGCTAGTGGTTTAAAACTTCAAAAAGAGATGAATGGAAAAATTGATGATAAACTTCTTGAAGATACCTTGACAAGTATTGTAGAGACTTCTGTTCATTTATCTACAACGATTGATGATTTTATGCACTTTTTTAAACCTAATGAAGAGAAAAGAGTTTTTAATATTCAAGATACAATAAATAAGACCTTGAATATTTTTGATTATAATTTACATAGTGGAAAAATAAATGTTGTAAAAGATATTAAAGATATTAAGCTAATAAATTATGAGAGTGAATTAATTCAAGTTATGATGAATATTTTAAGTAATTCAAAAGATGCTTTTGTGGAGAGACAAATAGAAAATAGAATTATTTTTATCTCTACAAAATTAGAAGGAAATAAGATTTTAATCTCAATAAAAGATAATGCTGGAGGAATACCAGAAGATATTTTAGATAAGATTTTCAATCCTTATTTTACAACAAAACATCAATATCAAGGTACTGGTATTGGACTTTTTATGTGTCAAGAAATTATTACAAAACATATGAAAGGTGAAGTATTTGTTTCTAATATTGAATTTGAACATGAGAAAAAGAAGTATAAAGGTGCAGAGTTTATTATTACTTTAAGCACAAATTATAGTTAA
- a CDS encoding DUF302 domain-containing protein, protein MQQYIKDSSKSVQEVVDTICEKASNYKFGVLHIHNVKETLNSKGVEFDDECQILDVCNPGVAKEFLTANRNLSAIMPCKISVYSKDGQTSVVMNPVEDLARPIEQSVLPLAKTTQETLYKLIDEAI, encoded by the coding sequence ATGCAACAATATATTAAAGATTCTTCAAAAAGTGTTCAAGAGGTTGTAGATACAATTTGTGAAAAAGCATCAAACTATAAGTTTGGTGTTTTACATATTCATAATGTAAAAGAGACTCTTAACTCAAAGGGTGTAGAGTTTGATGATGAGTGTCAAATTCTTGATGTATGTAACCCTGGTGTTGCAAAAGAGTTTTTAACTGCAAATAGAAATCTATCTGCAATTATGCCTTGTAAAATCTCTGTGTATAGCAAAGATGGTCAAACAAGTGTAGTTATGAATCCAGTAGAGGATTTAGCTAGACCAATTGAGCAGTCTGTATTACCATTAGCAAAAACAACACAAGAGACTCTATATAAATTAATAGATGAAGCTATCTAA
- a CDS encoding YeiH family protein — protein MEKFKEKNFYIGILIIFILTLLANYISQFDFFNKLGLSLLIISILIGMIITNIFKIRLPQSFDSAIAFCTKELLRMAIVFYGFRLTFNEILDIGFNGVIVSFLIVLTTFILGYFLGTKILKLDKEITILTSAGSAICGAAAVLATEGALRNKAYKSAIAVSTVVLFGTIAMFLYPYLIKAGFINLNSEQTALYIGGTLHEVAHVVGAANGFENELIEENSVVVKMLRVMLLAPFLIVVSLFLINTKEKKEKSKVVIPWFALFFILVAVFNSFDFLPKEVVITINKIDTFLLAMAMMALGLKTDLKSIKQTGFKPILLALILFVWLIFGGLFIIKMLSL, from the coding sequence ATGGAAAAATTTAAAGAAAAAAACTTTTATATTGGAATCCTTATAATCTTTATTTTAACACTGCTTGCTAACTATATTTCGCAGTTTGATTTTTTTAATAAACTTGGATTATCTTTACTAATTATCTCAATCTTAATTGGAATGATAATAACTAATATTTTTAAAATCAGATTGCCACAAAGTTTTGATAGTGCTATTGCTTTTTGTACAAAAGAATTATTAAGAATGGCAATTGTATTTTATGGTTTTAGATTAACTTTTAATGAGATATTAGATATTGGTTTTAATGGGGTGATAGTAAGTTTTTTAATTGTTCTTACAACTTTTATTTTAGGATATTTCCTTGGAACAAAGATTTTAAAACTAGATAAAGAGATTACTATTTTGACAAGTGCAGGAAGTGCTATTTGTGGAGCTGCTGCTGTATTAGCTACAGAAGGTGCTTTAAGAAACAAAGCTTATAAAAGTGCTATTGCAGTCTCTACTGTAGTACTATTTGGAACTATTGCAATGTTTTTATATCCATATTTAATAAAAGCAGGTTTCATAAACCTAAATAGTGAGCAAACTGCGCTTTATATAGGAGGAACCTTACATGAAGTAGCTCATGTAGTAGGTGCTGCAAATGGTTTTGAAAATGAACTTATAGAAGAGAATTCTGTTGTTGTAAAGATGTTAAGAGTTATGCTTTTAGCTCCATTTTTAATAGTGGTTTCACTATTTTTAATAAATACAAAAGAAAAAAAAGAGAAAAGTAAAGTTGTAATCCCTTGGTTTGCACTATTTTTTATCTTGGTTGCAGTTTTTAATTCATTTGATTTTTTACCTAAAGAAGTAGTTATTACAATAAATAAAATAGATACTTTTCTTTTAGCAATGGCAATGATGGCATTAGGATTAAAAACAGATTTAAAAAGTATAAAACAAACAGGGTTTAAACCTATTCTTTTAGCCTTAATACTTTTTGTATGGCTAATATTTGGGGGTTTATTTATAATAAAGATGCTTAGTTTATAA
- a CDS encoding DUF3465 domain-containing protein — translation MKSKVLKYILLIGLIFFPTFLLSNDSIIQNAFFSSKSDVQVKGSGKVIKILSDDNKGSRHQRFIIKLKNQMTLLVAHNIDLAPRINSLRVNDYIEFYGEYEWNNKGGVIHWTHKDYRGNHPHGWIKHKGITYE, via the coding sequence ATGAAATCTAAAGTTTTAAAATATATTTTACTAATAGGTTTGATTTTTTTTCCTACTTTCTTACTTTCAAATGACAGCATAATTCAAAATGCTTTTTTCTCTTCTAAAAGTGATGTTCAAGTAAAAGGTTCTGGAAAAGTTATCAAGATATTGAGTGATGATAATAAAGGTTCAAGACATCAAAGATTTATAATAAAATTAAAAAATCAAATGACACTTCTCGTTGCTCATAATATAGACTTAGCCCCTAGAATAAATAGTTTAAGAGTAAATGATTATATAGAGTTTTATGGTGAATATGAGTGGAATAACAAAGGTGGAGTAATTCACTGGACTCATAAGGACTATAGAGGAAATCATCCCCATGGTTGGATTAAGCATAAAGGTATTACTTACGAGTAA
- a CDS encoding fumarylacetoacetate hydrolase family protein: protein MNSILINQSEIFPSKVVCIGRNYVDHIKELNNETPDSMVFFFKPNSSVSKELIFPKGNSSCHYEAEISFLIEENKISAVAFGLDLTLREVQSKLKEKGLPWERAKCFNNSAVFSRFESFNGNIDELEVELYINDELKQKGGVSLMINKPQEIIKELLTFSSFEDGDILMSGTPKGVGEFKIGDIFIGKILYKEKVIVEQRFEVL from the coding sequence ATGAATTCAATCTTAATAAATCAAAGTGAAATTTTTCCATCAAAAGTAGTATGTATTGGAAGAAATTATGTTGACCATATAAAAGAGTTAAATAATGAGACTCCTGATTCAATGGTATTCTTTTTTAAACCAAACTCTTCAGTTTCAAAAGAGTTGATTTTCCCTAAAGGAAATAGTTCTTGTCATTATGAAGCTGAAATCTCTTTTTTAATTGAAGAGAATAAAATTTCTGCTGTTGCTTTTGGTTTAGATTTAACATTACGAGAAGTACAAAGTAAGCTAAAAGAGAAAGGTTTACCTTGGGAGAGAGCAAAATGTTTTAATAACTCAGCAGTATTTTCAAGATTTGAAAGTTTTAATGGAAATATAGATGAACTGGAAGTGGAACTTTATATAAATGATGAGTTAAAACAAAAAGGTGGTGTATCTTTAATGATAAACAAACCACAAGAGATTATTAAAGAACTTTTAACATTTTCTAGTTTTGAAGATGGTGATATATTGATGTCAGGCACTCCAAAAGGGGTTGGAGAGTTTAAAATAGGAGATATTTTTATAGGAAAAATTTTATATAAAGAGAAGGTAATAGTTGAACAAAGATTTGAAGTTCTTTAA
- a CDS encoding LysR family transcriptional regulator, translated as MITFKELDIFFKLCEETNLSNVAKKLNMTQSAISISLNSLEKKLDEKLFDRIGRKLILNERGRFFKEKSYKPFLDLIHAKESFSSDRLKGDLKIAASKTFNSINISQCIYKFISNHEIHITKHSINTKEILDSILNSSIDIGFVESDFNEANIIKEKVANDSLIIVSSNKELTKKEYYIDQLYKYNWLLREKGSATREVFLSKLKYQDEMNIIMEISNFEEIKNILLNNKETITCISKLAVKEELEKKKLFEIKIKNLKFERELFMVYHKNKYKSKLFLEFKSYIKNCFENFS; from the coding sequence TTGATTACTTTTAAAGAACTAGATATCTTTTTTAAACTTTGTGAAGAAACAAACCTTTCAAATGTGGCTAAAAAACTTAATATGACACAATCAGCTATCTCTATTAGTCTTAATTCTCTAGAAAAAAAACTTGATGAAAAGCTTTTTGATAGAATAGGAAGAAAACTTATACTAAATGAAAGAGGAAGATTTTTTAAAGAAAAATCATATAAACCTTTCTTAGATTTAATCCATGCAAAAGAGAGTTTTAGTTCTGATAGATTAAAAGGTGATTTAAAAATTGCTGCAAGTAAAACCTTTAATAGTATAAACATATCTCAATGCATTTATAAATTTATCTCTAATCATGAAATACATATTACAAAACACTCTATAAATACAAAAGAGATTTTAGACTCTATTTTAAACTCAAGTATTGATATAGGTTTTGTGGAAAGTGATTTTAATGAAGCAAATATTATAAAAGAAAAAGTAGCAAATGACTCACTTATAATTGTTTCATCAAATAAAGAGCTTACTAAAAAAGAGTACTATATCGACCAACTATATAAATATAATTGGCTATTAAGAGAAAAAGGCTCTGCCACAAGAGAAGTATTTTTAAGTAAACTAAAGTATCAAGATGAAATGAATATAATAATGGAGATATCAAATTTTGAAGAGATAAAAAATATTTTACTTAATAATAAAGAGACAATAACTTGTATCTCAAAACTTGCAGTAAAAGAGGAATTAGAAAAGAAAAAATTATTTGAAATTAAAATCAAAAATCTAAAATTTGAGAGAGAACTTTTTATGGTTTACCATAAGAATAAATATAAAAGTAAACTATTTTTAGAGTTTAAATCATACATAAAAAATTGTTTTGAAAACTTTAGTTGA
- a CDS encoding metal-sulfur cluster assembly factor, protein MYSKEEIFKAVSTVIDPEVGFNLVEMGLIYDASCNEKMEVVVTMTLSTKACPLHQLIVQWVEEAVLRELPKVQIAKVDLVWEPAWNISMANENVKQQLGSF, encoded by the coding sequence ATGTATTCTAAAGAAGAAATTTTTAAAGCAGTTTCAACTGTAATTGATCCTGAAGTTGGTTTTAACCTTGTAGAGATGGGGCTTATTTATGATGCAAGTTGTAATGAGAAAATGGAAGTTGTTGTAACAATGACACTTAGTACTAAAGCTTGTCCTTTACATCAATTAATTGTACAGTGGGTGGAAGAAGCCGTGCTAAGAGAACTTCCTAAAGTTCAAATAGCTAAAGTAGATTTAGTGTGGGAGCCAGCTTGGAATATCTCAATGGCAAATGAAAATGTAAAACAACAATTAGGTAGTTTTTAA
- the purL gene encoding phosphoribosylformylglycinamidine synthase subunit PurL, with translation MQKEEMNLEEIALAHSLTLEEFENIKEILGREPNYVEIGIFSAMWSEHCSYKSSRKYLKGFPTEAPWVIQGPGENAGVIDIGDGYAAVFKMESHNHPSFIEPYQGAATGVGGIMRDVFTMGARPVASMNLIQFAGIEGDSETAKKHRYLLRGVVAGIGGYGNCMGVPTIGGQTNFEECYAGNNLVNAFNLGIAKADEIFYGRAEGIGNPVMYVGSKTGRDGLGGAVMSSASFDEDSESKRPTVQVGDPFTEKLLLEACLELFKEDLIVGIQDMGAAGLTSSSFEMAGRSGSGMIMHLDKVPAREEGMTPYDFMLSESQERMLICAKKGAEPKIIEIFEKWELDVAVIGEVTSTGNMELFWHGEKVADVPVQPVSEQAPVLDRPVAKPAYLNDITEISLDKNISNQEAFDKLFSDMEVVDKSWVYNQYDSMVQTNTVKGPGKNDGSVIRIKETGKALAMSADCNTRQCYINPELGAAAAVMESGRNVAMTGATPKAITDCLNFGNPQNPEVMWQFAQACEGIKSACKELNTPVIGGNVSLYNETNGIGVFPTPAIAMVGVNDDQNKVLPSALQEDGNTLYLLGDTKSEFGASLYLKKLYGKVAGTHPEVDFAKELNLWNTVIEANNQGLLKAAKDVNVGGLAIALAKMAVVGNKGLEANIKLADEKDLFSETLSRAVVEVSAENKAAFEKLCTTKGMSFTELGLVGGGRIAINDIYVELDAAKKVYFNRFKEVIEQDL, from the coding sequence ATGCAAAAAGAAGAGATGAATCTTGAAGAGATAGCACTTGCACACTCTTTAACACTTGAAGAATTCGAAAATATCAAAGAAATTTTAGGAAGAGAACCAAACTATGTAGAGATTGGAATTTTCTCTGCAATGTGGTCTGAACACTGTTCTTATAAATCAAGTAGAAAATATTTAAAAGGTTTCCCTACAGAAGCACCATGGGTTATTCAAGGTCCAGGTGAAAATGCTGGTGTAATTGATATTGGTGATGGTTATGCAGCAGTATTCAAAATGGAATCTCACAATCACCCATCTTTTATTGAACCATATCAAGGAGCAGCAACAGGTGTTGGTGGAATTATGAGAGATGTATTTACAATGGGTGCTAGACCTGTTGCAAGTATGAACTTAATTCAATTTGCTGGAATTGAAGGTGATAGTGAAACTGCTAAAAAACACAGATATTTATTAAGAGGTGTTGTTGCTGGTATCGGTGGATATGGTAACTGTATGGGAGTTCCAACTATTGGTGGACAAACTAACTTTGAAGAGTGTTATGCAGGAAATAACCTAGTTAATGCATTTAACTTAGGTATTGCAAAAGCTGATGAAATTTTCTATGGAAGAGCTGAAGGTATCGGAAATCCAGTTATGTATGTAGGAAGTAAAACTGGTAGAGATGGACTTGGTGGAGCTGTAATGTCATCTGCTTCATTTGATGAAGATTCTGAATCAAAAAGACCAACTGTTCAAGTTGGAGATCCATTTACTGAAAAACTATTATTGGAAGCTTGTTTAGAACTATTTAAAGAGGATTTAATTGTTGGTATCCAAGATATGGGTGCAGCAGGACTTACTTCTTCTTCTTTTGAGATGGCAGGAAGATCTGGTTCAGGTATGATTATGCATTTAGATAAAGTACCAGCTAGAGAAGAGGGTATGACTCCTTATGATTTCATGTTATCAGAATCTCAAGAGAGAATGTTAATTTGTGCTAAAAAAGGTGCAGAGCCAAAAATTATTGAAATTTTTGAAAAATGGGAATTAGATGTTGCTGTAATTGGTGAAGTAACAAGTACTGGAAATATGGAACTATTCTGGCATGGTGAAAAAGTTGCTGATGTTCCAGTTCAACCAGTTTCTGAGCAAGCACCTGTTTTAGATAGACCAGTTGCAAAACCAGCATATTTAAATGATATTACAGAAATCTCTTTAGATAAAAATATCTCAAATCAAGAAGCATTTGATAAATTATTCTCTGATATGGAAGTAGTGGATAAATCTTGGGTTTATAATCAATATGATTCAATGGTACAAACAAATACTGTAAAAGGACCAGGTAAAAATGATGGTTCTGTAATTAGAATTAAAGAGACAGGAAAAGCTTTAGCTATGTCTGCTGATTGTAATACAAGACAATGTTATATTAACCCTGAACTTGGAGCAGCAGCAGCTGTTATGGAATCTGGAAGAAATGTTGCTATGACAGGAGCTACTCCTAAAGCAATTACAGATTGTCTTAACTTTGGTAACCCACAAAACCCTGAAGTAATGTGGCAATTTGCTCAAGCTTGTGAAGGTATTAAATCTGCTTGTAAAGAGTTAAATACTCCAGTAATTGGTGGAAATGTATCTTTATACAATGAAACTAATGGAATTGGTGTATTCCCAACACCTGCAATTGCAATGGTTGGTGTAAATGATGACCAAAATAAAGTTTTACCATCAGCTTTACAAGAAGATGGAAATACTCTATATCTTTTAGGTGATACTAAATCTGAGTTTGGTGCATCTTTATATCTTAAAAAACTATATGGAAAAGTTGCAGGAACTCACCCAGAAGTTGATTTTGCAAAAGAGCTTAACTTATGGAATACTGTAATTGAAGCAAATAATCAAGGTTTATTAAAAGCTGCAAAAGATGTTAATGTTGGTGGTTTAGCAATTGCATTAGCAAAAATGGCAGTTGTTGGAAACAAAGGTTTAGAAGCAAATATTAAATTAGCTGATGAAAAAGATTTATTCTCTGAAACTTTAAGTAGAGCAGTTGTTGAAGTAAGTGCTGAAAACAAAGCTGCATTTGAAAAACTTTGTACAACAAAAGGTATGAGTTTTACTGAGCTTGGATTAGTTGGTGGTGGAAGAATTGCTATCAATGATATTTATGTTGAGTTAGATGCTGCTAAAAAAGTATATTTCAATAGATTTAAAGAAGTAATTGAACAAGACTTATAA
- a CDS encoding NUDIX hydrolase, giving the protein MKKIKLKKLIKNLPKKPGVMARDRFFNSAVLIPLIKIDKKYYVLFQKRAAHIRQGGDICFPGGRYESSDKSYKHTALRETKEELGIDSKDIKILGQLDTYVAPIGAVVESFVAKIKKKALMHMHIDKNEVEKTILIPIEFFKNNPPIEYTLKYEVHPFSIDKNGEKQVYFPVEELNLPKMYHKPWGHKKHKVWVYQYKGEVIWGLTAVIINDLIKKF; this is encoded by the coding sequence ATGAAGAAGATAAAATTAAAAAAACTTATAAAAAATCTACCTAAAAAACCAGGTGTAATGGCAAGGGATAGATTTTTTAATTCAGCTGTATTAATTCCTTTGATTAAAATAGATAAAAAATACTATGTTTTATTTCAAAAAAGAGCAGCTCATATTAGACAAGGTGGGGATATTTGTTTCCCTGGTGGAAGATATGAATCTAGTGATAAATCATATAAACATACTGCACTTAGAGAGACTAAAGAAGAGTTAGGAATAGATTCAAAAGATATTAAAATTTTAGGACAATTAGATACTTATGTTGCTCCTATTGGTGCTGTAGTAGAATCTTTTGTAGCAAAAATAAAGAAAAAAGCTTTAATGCATATGCATATTGATAAGAATGAAGTAGAAAAGACAATATTAATACCTATTGAGTTCTTTAAAAATAACCCTCCTATTGAATATACTTTAAAATATGAAGTACACCCTTTTTCTATCGATAAAAATGGCGAAAAACAGGTATACTTTCCCGTTGAAGAGCTAAATCTTCCAAAGATGTATCATAAACCTTGGGGACATAAAAAGCATAAAGTTTGGGTATATCAATATAAAGGCGAAGTTATTTGGGGACTTACAGCTGTAATAATAAATGATTTAATTAAAAAATTTTAA
- the purH gene encoding bifunctional phosphoribosylaminoimidazolecarboxamide formyltransferase/IMP cyclohydrolase, translating into MRALISVSDKSGVENFAKELVELGYEIISTGGTYNKLKDAGIAVIEANEVTKFPECFEGRVKTLNPYIHGGILHRRDKQSHLDQAKELGVEGIDLVCVNLYPFKATIEKTDDFEEIIENIDIGGPAMVRSAAKNFDSVIIVTDTHDYDLVLENLKNNTNTVEFRRDMMIKAYEHTAAYDSMIANYMNKRFNNGMGEKQFIVGEKVFDTRYGENPHQKGALYEFDKHLSEKFIPVKGEASFNNMGDISGAAKIAANFGDDNAVCIVKHGNPCGFAIKDTLLESYTEALKCDPVSAFGGVVAVNGVVDGELAKKMNEIFLEVVFAADFTEEALEEFSKKKRLKLFKQGTAKLDLANDDFNFKIVDGGFVYQDSDSVGVDEVKNAELKTSREATEQEKKDMEIAVKVAAGTKSNCVVYVKDSVVVAIGMGMTSRVDAAKAALRKAEDMGIDVSGSVLASEAFFPFRDSIDAAAAGVKCVIEPGGSVRDDEVIEAANEHGMALYFTGVRHFLH; encoded by the coding sequence ATGAGAGCATTAATCAGCGTTAGTGATAAAAGTGGTGTTGAAAATTTTGCAAAAGAGCTTGTAGAATTAGGTTATGAAATCATCTCAACAGGTGGTACATATAACAAACTTAAAGATGCAGGAATTGCAGTAATCGAAGCAAATGAAGTTACTAAGTTTCCAGAGTGTTTTGAAGGAAGAGTTAAAACTTTAAATCCATATATTCATGGTGGAATTTTACATAGAAGAGATAAACAATCTCATCTTGACCAAGCAAAAGAGTTAGGTGTAGAAGGTATTGATTTAGTATGTGTAAACCTTTATCCTTTCAAAGCTACAATTGAAAAAACTGATGATTTTGAAGAGATTATTGAAAATATTGATATTGGTGGACCTGCAATGGTTAGATCTGCTGCGAAAAATTTCGATTCTGTAATTATTGTAACTGATACGCATGATTATGATTTAGTATTAGAGAATCTAAAAAATAATACTAACACTGTAGAGTTTAGAAGAGATATGATGATTAAAGCATATGAGCATACTGCTGCATATGATTCAATGATTGCAAACTATATGAATAAAAGATTTAACAACGGTATGGGTGAAAAACAGTTCATCGTTGGAGAAAAAGTATTTGATACAAGATATGGAGAAAATCCACACCAAAAAGGTGCTTTATATGAGTTTGATAAGCATTTATCTGAAAAATTTATTCCAGTAAAAGGTGAAGCATCTTTTAACAATATGGGAGATATTTCAGGAGCTGCAAAAATTGCTGCTAACTTTGGTGATGATAATGCTGTATGTATTGTAAAACATGGTAACCCTTGTGGTTTTGCTATTAAAGATACTTTATTAGAGTCTTATACAGAAGCTTTAAAATGTGACCCTGTATCTGCATTTGGTGGAGTAGTTGCAGTTAATGGTGTAGTTGATGGTGAACTTGCTAAAAAAATGAATGAAATCTTCTTAGAAGTTGTATTTGCTGCTGATTTTACTGAGGAAGCACTTGAAGAGTTTAGTAAGAAGAAAAGACTTAAATTATTCAAACAAGGAACTGCTAAATTAGACCTTGCAAATGATGATTTCAATTTTAAAATTGTTGATGGTGGATTTGTTTATCAAGATTCAGATTCAGTTGGAGTTGATGAAGTTAAAAATGCTGAATTAAAAACTTCAAGAGAAGCAACAGAGCAAGAGAAAAAAGATATGGAAATCGCTGTAAAAGTAGCAGCAGGTACTAAATCTAACTGTGTTGTTTATGTAAAAGATTCTGTAGTTGTTGCTATTGGTATGGGTATGACTTCTAGAGTTGATGCTGCAAAAGCAGCACTTAGAAAAGCAGAAGATATGGGAATTGATGTAAGTGGTTCAGTTCTTGCTTCTGAAGCATTCTTCCCATTTAGAGACTCAATTGATGCAGCAGCAGCTGGTGTTAAATGTGTAATTGAGCCAGGTGGTTCAGTTAGAGATGATGAAGTTATTGAAGCTGCTAATGAACATGGAATGGCTTTATATTTTACGGGTGTTAGACACTTTTTACACTAA